Proteins found in one Dreissena polymorpha isolate Duluth1 unplaced genomic scaffold, UMN_Dpol_1.0 chrUn104, whole genome shotgun sequence genomic segment:
- the LOC127864084 gene encoding thiopurine S-methyltransferase-like isoform X3, translating to MSAKDAKTDLDAGVLNNSEWVKRWGVGDTAFHQGAHDPLFDTHGDMMFEGGAKSVFAPLCGKSLDLIWMYDRGHTVVGVEIAEQAVQELFSENKLDVQVQQVEGVGPLYKSTDGRLQVYVGDLFDLTKDRLGEFDRVWDSKSIVAINVVDQERYRDLLLSFLKKDGQYYLITIDYDPVVWPGPPHNITDQRVRQLYGEYCNIEVIQESNLTGISNPDNKASGGHAPPAEPNSVGAALRTSSYLYERYYKMAFK from the exons ATGTCAGCCAAAGATGCCAAAACAGACCTGGATGCGGGCGTGCTTAACAACTCGGAATGGGTCAAGAG ATGGGGGGTTGGAGACACCGCCTTTCACCAAGGTGCCCATGATCCCTTGTTTGACACGCACGGAGACATGATGTTCGAGGGCGGTGCGAAGTCCGTGTTTGCGCCACTGTGTGGCAAATCGCTGGATCTGATCTG GATGTATGATCGGGGTCACACCGTGGTTGGCGTGGAGATAGCAGAGCAGGCGGTCCAGGAACTGTTCTCTGAGAACAAGCTTGATGTTCAAGTGCAGCAGGTAGAGGGAGTTGGGCCGCTGTACAAG AGCACGGACGGACGGCTGCAAGTGTATGTCGGAGATCTGTTTGATTTGACCAA agaTCGCTTGGGCGAGTTTGACCGGGTCTGGGATTCCAAGTCCATCGTGGCCATCAACGTGGTGGATCAGGAAAG GTACCGCGACCTGCTTCTGTCGTTTCTGAAGAAGGATGGGCAGTATTACCTCATTACCATTGACTATGACCCCGTCGTCTGGCCAG GACCGCCACACAACATCACGGATCAGAGGGTCAGACAATTGTACG GTGAATACTGCAACATTGAGGTGATTCAAGAATCTAACCTTACCGGCATCAGCAATCCGGACAACAAAGCATCTGGTGGCCACGCCCCGCCAGCAGAACCGAATTCTGTCGGTGCGGCATTAAGAACATCCTCGTATCTTTATGAGCGATATTATAAAATGGCGTTCAAGTGA
- the LOC127864084 gene encoding thiopurine S-methyltransferase-like isoform X1: MTLSYSAFLARPKCVQFSLPLLNSCWSVKMSAKDAKTDLDAGVLNNSEWVKRWGVGDTAFHQGAHDPLFDTHGDMMFEGGAKSVFAPLCGKSLDLIWMYDRGHTVVGVEIAEQAVQELFSENKLDVQVQQVEGVGPLYKSTDGRLQVYVGDLFDLTKDRLGEFDRVWDSKSIVAINVVDQERYRDLLLSFLKKDGQYYLITIDYDPVVWPGPPHNITDQRVRQLYGEYCNIEVIQESNLTGISNPDNKASGGHAPPAEPNSVGAALRTSSYLYERYYKMAFK; this comes from the exons ATGACTTTAAGTTACTCTGCTTTCCTAGCGCGTCCCAAGTGCGTCCAATTTTCACTT CCACTGTTGAACAGCTGCTGGAGTGTTAAGATGTCAGCCAAAGATGCCAAAACAGACCTGGATGCGGGCGTGCTTAACAACTCGGAATGGGTCAAGAG ATGGGGGGTTGGAGACACCGCCTTTCACCAAGGTGCCCATGATCCCTTGTTTGACACGCACGGAGACATGATGTTCGAGGGCGGTGCGAAGTCCGTGTTTGCGCCACTGTGTGGCAAATCGCTGGATCTGATCTG GATGTATGATCGGGGTCACACCGTGGTTGGCGTGGAGATAGCAGAGCAGGCGGTCCAGGAACTGTTCTCTGAGAACAAGCTTGATGTTCAAGTGCAGCAGGTAGAGGGAGTTGGGCCGCTGTACAAG AGCACGGACGGACGGCTGCAAGTGTATGTCGGAGATCTGTTTGATTTGACCAA agaTCGCTTGGGCGAGTTTGACCGGGTCTGGGATTCCAAGTCCATCGTGGCCATCAACGTGGTGGATCAGGAAAG GTACCGCGACCTGCTTCTGTCGTTTCTGAAGAAGGATGGGCAGTATTACCTCATTACCATTGACTATGACCCCGTCGTCTGGCCAG GACCGCCACACAACATCACGGATCAGAGGGTCAGACAATTGTACG GTGAATACTGCAACATTGAGGTGATTCAAGAATCTAACCTTACCGGCATCAGCAATCCGGACAACAAAGCATCTGGTGGCCACGCCCCGCCAGCAGAACCGAATTCTGTCGGTGCGGCATTAAGAACATCCTCGTATCTTTATGAGCGATATTATAAAATGGCGTTCAAGTGA
- the LOC127864084 gene encoding thiopurine S-methyltransferase-like isoform X2 → MGLAQLIAVSGDTDSPLLNSCWSVKMSAKDAKTDLDAGVLNNSEWVKRWGVGDTAFHQGAHDPLFDTHGDMMFEGGAKSVFAPLCGKSLDLIWMYDRGHTVVGVEIAEQAVQELFSENKLDVQVQQVEGVGPLYKSTDGRLQVYVGDLFDLTKDRLGEFDRVWDSKSIVAINVVDQERYRDLLLSFLKKDGQYYLITIDYDPVVWPGPPHNITDQRVRQLYGEYCNIEVIQESNLTGISNPDNKASGGHAPPAEPNSVGAALRTSSYLYERYYKMAFK, encoded by the exons ATGGGTTTAGCCCAGCTGATAGCTGTTTCCGGGGATACTGATTCG CCACTGTTGAACAGCTGCTGGAGTGTTAAGATGTCAGCCAAAGATGCCAAAACAGACCTGGATGCGGGCGTGCTTAACAACTCGGAATGGGTCAAGAG ATGGGGGGTTGGAGACACCGCCTTTCACCAAGGTGCCCATGATCCCTTGTTTGACACGCACGGAGACATGATGTTCGAGGGCGGTGCGAAGTCCGTGTTTGCGCCACTGTGTGGCAAATCGCTGGATCTGATCTG GATGTATGATCGGGGTCACACCGTGGTTGGCGTGGAGATAGCAGAGCAGGCGGTCCAGGAACTGTTCTCTGAGAACAAGCTTGATGTTCAAGTGCAGCAGGTAGAGGGAGTTGGGCCGCTGTACAAG AGCACGGACGGACGGCTGCAAGTGTATGTCGGAGATCTGTTTGATTTGACCAA agaTCGCTTGGGCGAGTTTGACCGGGTCTGGGATTCCAAGTCCATCGTGGCCATCAACGTGGTGGATCAGGAAAG GTACCGCGACCTGCTTCTGTCGTTTCTGAAGAAGGATGGGCAGTATTACCTCATTACCATTGACTATGACCCCGTCGTCTGGCCAG GACCGCCACACAACATCACGGATCAGAGGGTCAGACAATTGTACG GTGAATACTGCAACATTGAGGTGATTCAAGAATCTAACCTTACCGGCATCAGCAATCCGGACAACAAAGCATCTGGTGGCCACGCCCCGCCAGCAGAACCGAATTCTGTCGGTGCGGCATTAAGAACATCCTCGTATCTTTATGAGCGATATTATAAAATGGCGTTCAAGTGA